In a single window of the Thiohalophilus sp. genome:
- a CDS encoding EAL domain-containing protein, producing MKIDDIFDWIEKHRFQVKLFLIPTIIFMIAVVYMFVIVTGGTKNVFSHTMYLPIALAAFAFGAKGGVLTALVGGLLLGPFMPIDTLTSEQQDTISWLYRISYFVLIGFLMGATRDIAGIYLNRIKWNASHDSMTGLPNTFALERVIKELLDSNGDESKTYYLLIARLGNQAQIEASFGVQCVNGIIVQLADTIRNQLPDPAEVYRVGTEGLGFVRPAEDEYAVKNLGKKLGHTFTKPVEFDKIKIHADVYQGIVALDGKARDPQLYILRANHATREASNNRQRNGILTGIDDEIKIKENLKVLGELSDALECGQVFMHYQPKVVTSTGVIDGVEALMRWQHPVRGNIPPGNFIPYAENSTLIDQITYFALNQSLAQLAEWDKNGLKNIHVAVNISIRNLLNPDFFKTVMQLLETHGVNAERLELEVTESSVVEDMETAILELAKLSKANIIISIDDFGTGYSSLQYLGKMPVSIIKIDQSFITSLLNKPGSQKIVSAAIGLAHNLGLKVVAEGVENRDTYDFLLDAGCDLIQGYYVSRPLQASELEKTCKASKGRPVHV from the coding sequence ATGAAGATAGATGACATCTTTGACTGGATTGAAAAGCACCGCTTCCAGGTAAAACTGTTTCTTATACCGACCATCATTTTCATGATTGCAGTGGTATATATGTTTGTGATTGTGACGGGTGGAACCAAGAATGTGTTTTCCCACACGATGTATTTACCGATTGCGTTGGCCGCTTTCGCTTTTGGGGCAAAGGGTGGGGTACTGACCGCGCTGGTGGGTGGCCTGTTGCTTGGGCCCTTCATGCCGATCGATACCCTCACCAGCGAACAGCAGGACACCATAAGCTGGCTGTACCGAATCAGTTATTTTGTGCTTATCGGTTTTCTTATGGGGGCAACCAGAGACATTGCTGGCATCTATCTGAACAGAATAAAATGGAATGCCAGTCATGACAGTATGACTGGGCTACCCAACACCTTTGCGTTGGAAAGGGTTATCAAGGAACTACTGGATTCAAACGGAGATGAGAGCAAAACCTATTATCTACTGATCGCCCGGCTGGGAAATCAGGCACAGATTGAAGCCAGCTTTGGCGTACAGTGCGTTAACGGCATTATTGTGCAGCTGGCGGATACCATTCGGAATCAATTACCGGATCCTGCTGAAGTTTACCGGGTCGGTACCGAGGGCCTGGGCTTTGTGCGTCCAGCGGAAGATGAGTACGCTGTAAAAAATCTGGGGAAAAAGCTGGGGCACACGTTCACTAAACCCGTTGAGTTCGACAAAATTAAGATTCATGCCGATGTTTATCAGGGAATTGTTGCTCTGGATGGTAAAGCCAGGGATCCACAATTGTACATCCTGAGAGCCAACCATGCCACGCGTGAAGCGAGCAACAACAGGCAGCGGAATGGGATACTGACAGGCATCGATGACGAGATCAAGATAAAGGAAAATCTGAAAGTTCTCGGCGAGTTGAGCGATGCGTTGGAATGCGGCCAGGTGTTCATGCATTATCAACCCAAGGTAGTAACGAGCACGGGGGTCATTGATGGGGTTGAAGCCCTGATGCGCTGGCAGCACCCTGTTCGCGGCAATATTCCACCAGGCAACTTCATTCCTTATGCCGAGAACAGCACACTCATTGACCAGATCACCTATTTTGCCCTTAATCAGTCACTCGCGCAGTTGGCAGAATGGGATAAAAATGGCCTGAAGAATATTCATGTGGCAGTGAATATCTCAATCAGAAACCTGTTGAATCCGGATTTTTTCAAGACCGTTATGCAGCTTCTGGAAACGCACGGTGTGAATGCGGAAAGGCTGGAATTAGAGGTCACAGAAAGTTCGGTCGTAGAGGATATGGAAACCGCTATCTTGGAGTTAGCCAAGCTCAGCAAAGCCAATATTATTATATCGATCGATGATTTTGGAACCGGGTATTCATCTTTGCAATATCTGGGGAAAATGCCGGTATCAATTATCAAAATCGATCAAAGCTTCATTACGTCATTACTAAACAAGCCAGGTTCGCAAAAGATAGTGAGCGCTGCAATTGGGCTGGCGCATAATCTTGGATTAAAAGTTGTTGCGGAAGGAGTCGAAAACCGAGACACCTATGATTTTCTGCTGGATGCCGGTTGTGACCTGATTCAAGGCTATTATGTTAGTCGTCCGTTACAGGCCAGTGAATTGGAGAAAACCTGCAAGGCCTCAAAAGGGCGGCCAGTTCATGTGTAA
- the kaiC gene encoding circadian clock protein KaiC has product MATKQDTESGKTGLPDIRDHTATPRIDSPVSATGIEGFDFIMRGGLLAARPTLLRGGPGTGKTVISLSFLCHGLDTGEPGVMVTFDESPQALIRHADALGLNLSAHIEAGRARILDMRPDHDEIMTGESLELSAILARIGHAIEQTGARRLVIDAIDGLEVAFSGAGDSLQFELRRVFDWIRESETTTVITIGEYGDFSQRHGIEDYIADCVIALKQEITERLMIRLLRVVKRRGGGHGTSEFPYLIDREGIFVLPLTGSRLHASSTTERISTGVAGLDDMLAGEGIYRGVTAMYSGQSGTGKTTFAASFARAACERGEDVLYLSFEEGDDELMRNQHSVGIDLRAHLDTPRGRGRLVLEPMLAAETGWEEHLLRILRAVRQHRPAVVVLDPLSALSHKLAGTNSKAMVLRLLSLLKVEGVTTVATELLTDNSGGESTLNISSAIDMWIKLRREERDYTLHRLLTVVKSRGMPTADYVNEYTLSDQGVITRGRPEATGGNEQ; this is encoded by the coding sequence ATGGCAACAAAGCAAGACACTGAATCGGGCAAGACCGGCCTGCCGGATATCCGTGACCACACTGCGACTCCCCGCATCGACTCGCCGGTCTCCGCGACCGGCATTGAAGGCTTCGACTTCATCATGCGCGGCGGCCTGCTCGCCGCCCGCCCCACCCTGCTGCGCGGCGGACCCGGCACCGGCAAGACGGTCATCAGCCTGAGTTTTCTGTGTCATGGCCTGGACACCGGCGAACCCGGCGTGATGGTCACCTTCGATGAATCGCCGCAGGCCCTGATCCGGCACGCCGATGCTTTGGGCCTGAACCTGAGCGCGCATATCGAGGCCGGCCGGGCACGCATTCTGGACATGCGCCCCGATCACGATGAAATAATGACCGGCGAATCGCTGGAATTGAGCGCCATCCTGGCCCGCATCGGCCATGCCATTGAACAGACCGGGGCCCGGAGACTGGTGATCGACGCCATCGACGGCCTGGAAGTCGCCTTCAGCGGCGCCGGGGACAGCCTGCAGTTTGAATTGCGCCGCGTCTTCGACTGGATCCGCGAGAGCGAAACCACAACCGTGATTACCATCGGTGAGTACGGTGACTTCAGTCAACGCCACGGTATCGAGGACTACATCGCCGACTGCGTCATCGCCCTCAAGCAGGAGATCACCGAACGCCTCATGATCCGCCTGCTGCGGGTGGTCAAGCGCCGCGGCGGCGGCCACGGCACCAGTGAGTTCCCCTATCTCATCGACCGTGAAGGTATCTTCGTCCTGCCGCTGACCGGTTCGCGCCTGCACGCCAGTTCCACCACGGAGCGGATATCCACCGGCGTCGCCGGCCTTGACGACATGCTCGCCGGGGAAGGCATTTACCGGGGCGTGACGGCCATGTATTCCGGCCAGTCCGGCACCGGCAAGACCACATTCGCCGCTTCCTTCGCCCGTGCCGCCTGCGAGCGCGGCGAGGATGTCCTGTACCTCTCCTTCGAGGAAGGGGACGATGAACTCATGCGCAATCAGCACAGCGTCGGCATCGACCTGAGAGCTCATCTCGACACACCCCGGGGCAGGGGGCGGCTGGTGCTGGAGCCCATGCTGGCGGCGGAGACGGGCTGGGAGGAGCATTTGTTGCGGATACTGCGAGCGGTACGTCAGCACCGGCCCGCCGTCGTGGTTCTGGACCCGCTCAGCGCCCTGAGCCACAAGCTGGCCGGCACCAACAGCAAGGCCATGGTGCTGCGCCTGCTGTCGCTGCTGAAGGTCGAGGGTGTGACGACGGTGGCCACGGAACTGCTGACGGACAACAGCGGTGGTGAGAGCACGCTCAACATCTCCTCGGCCATCGACATGTGGATCAAACTGCGCCGCGAGGAACGCGACTATACGCTGCACCGGCTGCTGACAGTCGTCAAATCGCGCGGCATGCCCACCGCGGATTACGTCAACGAATACACTCTCAGCGACCAGGGAGTAATCACCCGTGGCCGTCCGGAAGCAACGGGGGGTAATGAACAATGA
- a CDS encoding circadian clock KaiB family protein, which yields MTTIVLRLYIAGKTATAERAIENLRRIIAELEETDQQVDVEVVDILEQPQLAEDERILATPVVIKKLPVPLRRIVGDLSELDKVLIGLDLKEH from the coding sequence ATGACGACCATCGTTCTGCGTCTCTACATCGCCGGCAAGACAGCCACGGCCGAACGCGCCATCGAAAATCTACGCAGGATCATCGCCGAACTGGAAGAAACCGATCAACAGGTGGATGTGGAAGTCGTCGACATCCTGGAACAGCCGCAACTGGCCGAGGACGAGCGCATCCTGGCCACGCCCGTGGTCATCAAGAAGCTGCCGGTGCCGTTACGGCGCATTGTCGGCGACCTCTCGGAGCTGGACAAGGTGCTCATCGGCCTCGATCTCAAGGAACATTGA
- a CDS encoding diguanylate cyclase, whose translation MHPDEAAFRSLVEQSGDTVLLLDPAGTVAYANPAAEQLFGRPLANLIGEDFGGISTAEEQSDIYIPHPKRGNVATNARSTTIRLDGIPYTAVYLRDISERAQAEERLRQSSVALDAIDQGLMITRPDTTIVAVNPAFTTITGYTEQEVLGGTPDLLLTGEQEDEESYTEMRRTLEREGHWTGVLRQRRKNGEIYHEWLNVSPVRRDNGDLMYYVAIFSDMTDINKLRQLAHHDYLTGLFNRAALQQHLDEEMRRIARYGGVFSLIMFDLDHFKAVNDNYGHDTGDRVLQQVAELTLNEVRDTDVMARWGGEEFMILLPATDGDRAWILAERIRKRTARTSFLESGYITISLGVAEMHAGEPQQDSLIRVDQALYRAKETRNRSEMARKPGPREASR comes from the coding sequence ATGCACCCGGACGAGGCGGCATTCCGGTCTCTGGTCGAACAGTCCGGCGACACCGTTCTCCTTCTCGATCCCGCCGGTACTGTTGCTTATGCCAATCCCGCCGCCGAGCAACTTTTCGGCCGTCCCCTGGCCAATCTGATTGGAGAGGACTTCGGCGGTATCTCCACGGCCGAGGAACAGTCCGATATCTATATCCCCCATCCCAAAAGGGGAAACGTGGCGACCAATGCCCGCAGCACGACCATCCGGCTTGACGGTATACCCTATACCGCCGTCTATCTGCGCGATATCAGCGAGCGCGCCCAGGCGGAGGAACGGCTGCGGCAATCCTCCGTCGCCCTGGACGCCATCGATCAGGGCCTGATGATCACCCGGCCGGATACCACCATCGTCGCCGTCAACCCGGCCTTCACCACCATCACCGGTTACACGGAACAGGAGGTTCTGGGCGGTACCCCGGACCTGCTGCTGACGGGGGAGCAGGAAGATGAAGAGAGCTATACGGAGATGAGACGCACCCTGGAGCGCGAGGGACACTGGACGGGCGTGCTGCGGCAGCGCCGCAAGAACGGCGAGATCTACCATGAATGGCTGAACGTCAGCCCCGTCCGCCGCGATAACGGCGATTTGATGTATTACGTCGCTATCTTTTCGGACATGACCGACATCAACAAGCTGCGACAGCTTGCCCACCACGACTATCTCACCGGTCTCTTCAACCGTGCCGCCCTGCAACAGCATCTGGATGAGGAAATGCGTCGTATTGCGCGCTATGGTGGCGTGTTTTCCCTCATCATGTTCGATCTCGATCACTTCAAGGCGGTCAACGACAACTACGGACACGACACGGGAGACCGGGTTCTGCAGCAGGTGGCCGAGTTGACCCTGAACGAAGTACGTGATACCGATGTAATGGCGCGCTGGGGCGGCGAGGAATTCATGATCCTGCTGCCCGCGACGGACGGCGACCGGGCATGGATCCTGGCCGAACGTATACGAAAGCGAACCGCCCGCACTTCGTTTTTGGAGTCGGGATACATTACTATCAGTCTGGGTGTGGCCGAAATGCATGCGGGCGAACCACAGCAGGATTCACTCATACGCGTGGACCAGGCCCTCTACCGGGCCAAGGAAACCCGCAACCGCTCTGAAATGGCCCGGAAACCCGGGCCCCGGGAAGCTTCCAGATGA